In Asterias rubens chromosome 10, eAstRub1.3, whole genome shotgun sequence, the following proteins share a genomic window:
- the LOC117295716 gene encoding uncharacterized protein LOC117295716 has product MMDLKDNITTAVPPPEGGGVLPTGGGDGGSSGEENGQPTSGDQTTIPVAASAASLILVLVALVLWYFLVRGQLRKKSFDHQRSNSHQSHHSHQGSMRDSNSRHGSLGSSHGTRSHGNSPRSHRKNGNGSPRSKRNSRCTCQFEACSCSVRSSDSPLLKNSPKSSRNSGSECTGTSPFCPHSSKFRLHKLDIHMRDSMDSDFHPDEENTAGPSCSSRNSQACTCNAVQDNDVVVNIDAVVLSDGSQSNGDIGEACAPQVNCNNAADCSCTCRPVVSHAHCTCRVIHNPLDNNRVRNPKLGLNYSAPTLIGSSSESDFPGAEAL; this is encoded by the exons ATGATGGACTTGAAGGATAACATAACAACGGCAGTGCCACCTCCCGAAG GAGGCGGAGTTTTACCAACAGGTGGAGGAGACGGTGGGAGTAGTGGGGAGGAGAATGGGCAGCCAACATCTGGAGACCAGACGACCATTCCAGTCGCAGCGTCAGCCGCCAGCCTCATCCTGGTCTTAGTCGCACTTGTCTTGTGGTACTTCTTAGTGAGAGGGCA aCTCCGTAAAAAGTCCTTTGATCATCAGCGCAGTAACAGCCATCAAAGCCACCATAGTCATCAAGGAAGTATGAGAGATTCAAACAGCAGACATGGTAGCCTTGGTTCATCTCACGGCACACGTTCCCATGGCAACTCGCCCCGTAGCCATCGCAAAAACGGTAATGGGTCTCCCCGGTCGAAACGAAACTCAAGGTGCACTTGTCAATTTGAGGCCTGCTCGTGTTCAGTGAGGTCCTCGGACTCGCCGCTTCTTAAAAATTCCCCGAAGAGTTCCCGCAACTCTGGATCTGAATGTACTGGAACATCACCATTCTGCCCCCACTCAAGTAAGTTTAGACTGCATAAGTTAGACATTCATATGCGAGATTCTATGGACTCGGATTTTCATCCCGATGAGGAGAACACTGCAGGCCCATCATGTTCATCTCGAAACAGTCAAGCATGCACATGCAATGCAGTCCAAGACAATGATGTCGTTGTAAATATTGATGCAGTGGTTCTTTCTGATGGATCACAGTCAAATGGGGATATCGGGGAAGCCTGTGCTCCTCAAGTGAACTGTAACAACGCCGCAGATTGCTCCTGCACATGTCGGCCAGTCGTTAGCCATGCACATTGTACGTGTCGAGTTATCCATAACCCGCTTGATAACAACCGTGTGCGGAATCCAAAACTTGGCCTGAACTACAGTGCACCAACTCTTATAGGTAGCAGCAGTGAGAGTGACTTTCCTGGTGCTGAAGCATTGTGA